Proteins encoded together in one Plectropomus leopardus isolate mb chromosome 19, YSFRI_Pleo_2.0, whole genome shotgun sequence window:
- the LOC121958962 gene encoding nucleolar complex protein 3 homolog yields the protein MPSGEEAGPGDSGVVSPISGAEVAEVVKKLPSGRAPGVDEICQSSFRPWVLGGCVMVDMTLRHCVDIRGSAAGLAERKKKRSQAVGFRSYRGLAQVAVRCLCELLLALPHFNFHNNIIVALVPLMNDPDRQVSGACCDAFRKLFQQDKEGGASLAAVRVISGLVKSLNYNVRPEVLRTLLSLRIKEVQMKKDIEDTAPKKKFMNYKEKKKNLSRMQRKWKKAEEKLEKELLEAEASESKEKKIKLHTETLNIVFLIYFRILKKAQKSVLLPAVLEGLANFAHLINLEFFDDLLNVLQNLIQSGDLSNRESLHCIQTVFTILSGQGDVLNIDPLNFYSQLYRMLPRLHAGAPSDDIIIVLRCLDAMLTRRKKQVTLQRAMAFVKRLSMLSLHVLPNASVGILAASRAAMHAFPKCDFLLDNEVQGSGFYLPELDKPEHCNAQNTALWELHTLQRHYHPVVQRLAVHLSQGAPSEGSGSLSVELSRRSPLELFNDYSVADMTFNPPVAPPGSKKKDRFGVTLLDAELQRRAESALTAVTEETELDFTATHTALTHTQY from the exons AtgccttccggtgaggaagcagggcctggggactcgggagTTGTCTctcccatctctggggctgaggttgccgaggtggtcaaaaagctccccAGTGGCAGGGCCCCAGGGGTGGATGAGATCTGCCAGAGTTCCTTCAGGCCCTGGGTGTTGGGGGGCTGTGTCATGGTTGACATGACTCTGCGGCATTGCGTGGACATCAGGGGCAGTGCCGCTGGACTGGCAGAG aggaagaagaagcGCAGCCAGGCGGTGGGTTTCCGGTCGTACCGTGGCCTCGCTCAAGTTGCTGTTCGTTGCCTGTGCGAGTTGCTGCTCGCTCTCCCTCACTTCAACTTCCACAACAACATCATTGTCGCCCTCGTCCCGCTGATGAACGACCccgacagacag GTATCAGGTGCGTGCTGTGATGCGTTCAGGAAGCTCTTCCAGCAGGACAAAGAGGGCGGGGCTTCGCTGGCGGCGGTGCGTGTCATCTCCGGCCTTGTCAAGAGTCTCAACTACAACGTCAGACCTGAG GTGTTGAGGACGCTCCTCAGTCTGCGGATAAAGGAGGTGCAGATGAAGAAGGACATCGAGGACACGGCACCAAAGAAGAAATTCATGAACtacaaagagaagaagaagaacctGTCCAGGATGCAGAGGAAG tggaaGAAGGCGGAGGAGAAGTTGGAGAAGGAGCTGCTGGAGGCCGAAGCCTCCGAGAGCAAAGAGAAGAAGATCAAACTG cacaCAGAGACTCTGAACATCGTCTTCCTCATCTACTTCAGGATCTTAAAAAAAGCTCAGAAGTCAGTTCTTCTTCCTGCTGTTCTGGAGGGGCTCGCCAA ttTTGCTCACCTGATCAACCTGGAGTTCTTCGACGACCTGCTCAACGTGCTGCAGAACCTCATCCAATCAGGA GATCTGTCCAATCGGGAGAGTCTCCACTGCATCCAGACCGTCTTCACCATCCTGTCAGGACAAG GTGACGTTCTGAACATCGACCCACTCAACTTTTACTCTCAGCTGTACAGGATGCTGCCACGGCTGCACGCAG GGGCACCcagtgatgacatcatcatcgTGCTGCGGTGCCTGGACGCCATGCTGACCCGTCGAAAGAAGCAGGTGACCCTGCAGAGGGCGATGGCGTTCGTCAAGAGACTGAGCATGCTCAGTCTGCATGTGCTGCCCAACGCCAGTGTGGGGATCCTCGCTGCCAGCAGAGCCGCCATGcac gcgTTCCCTAAGTGTGATTTCCTGTTGGATAACGAGGTTCAGGGCAGCGGCTTCTACCTGCCGGAGCTCGACAAACCTGAACACTGCAACGCCCAGAACACAGCGCTGTGGGAACTACACACTCTGCAG AGACACTACCACCCGGTGGTGCAGCGGTTGGCGGTCCATCTGAGTCAGGGGGCGCCCAGCGAGGGGTCGGGGTCGCTCTCCGTGGAGCTGAGCCGCAG GTCTCCATTGGAGCTGTTTAACGACTACAGCGTCGCAGACATGACCTTTAACCCCCCTGTAGCTCCGCCTGGCAGCAAGAAGAAG GATCGTTTTGGTGTGACGCTGCTGGACGCCGAGCTGCAGAGACGAGCAGAGAGCGCCCTGACCGCCGTCACCGAGGAGACGGAGCTGGACTTTACTGCAACACACAccgcactgacacacacacagtactga
- the aatkb gene encoding serine/threonine-protein kinase LMTK1, which translates to MYDRSLGVTIWELFELGNQPYRHYSDRQVLTYAVREQQLRLPKPLLKVPLGERWYEVMQFCWLQPDQRPTAEEVHLLLSYLCAKGASEAEEDFERRWNSLRPNTGFNSHRGASSMSRDHPSNTSSSFPLLEQFSAGDGYHSESGDDVLTVTETSHGLNFEYKWEQARAEQSYRAPDPSSTLGPVSHHCQEAFYPPGGIVGGCPMESLGHRVSPSYYQSKHLHAPGILPVLSAHSPSVSSEYYIRIEEPVDCNMDPDYTMCSYSPDYQGSSGSFLTGSADSGECMACPSQAKNMGPYWSADIHKTDLYDSNDSSPAISLTMEPLLGQVLDNSPLRPWESSHYVSYKDRDGGYYYEHSPTLGIDHYLIGSEPASERHQESWGSRSLRQALGELENPLGISPAVSSAPQQAYRDTYLETSQTSVIGKNVTGGYYDMMGSLRKTMPNHSRHNSHSVSINMETEGALFIGHRDSDTEEEEEDIFVERHTCNTWPSKHRHSSVGHHRRASHSCRQDAYVDFHYTMPSTDIEDSWPEEHSMAFHSLPKPIDYLEPHQAKDNSACLSLSKRHAMLPSDNCNAYIYLCHEAETQVPAPGECCHSHFVDPLTGLLVRNNTYSHSYSHSSYISDKATDPPSNDEMIDLSPAPGGPIVAKQTLIKTDDSREPYVDLITDDSLHKEKREDVIKENPIMQKPAEPKTEDVTLTMTANTPPPADNMHVMVALTDPQSELTQTGDSGVDRGGSSVSLTDILDCSDDDDEDDDITDDITDVTSGIFADESSELNASPAFKSLQKQVGTPDSMDSMDLPSAAGSCEGFSPASSHPSNSPKAMDSGYDTENNESPEFVPKEPHEPREQPLGKSAVDTSLEEDKELQEVPPEGEASQTDDHILLPLSDETPYRDSAYFSDYENERQCRDEDDVEKKGEKRKNEDEEDLNESVVSKDIKLELNATGTASSPPPETCLTEEFGHDEVLGPSDTASLTEVGLDEWPSQEESSSLGDWAAEVVGAMEEALGALNGDCTSNVEVEEEEEEEAEVLETTEEPGVKMTPNRPSGISGEILHSLPKDEVALQHTANTRRFSSSSPPPPSTPPPSLPAAEGRGSPADGEEADEEDGDTDDSDESDEELRTYNIQEQSGGEDSEDECHPVPIVVSDDSEAHKLRSLLKMPTLLTAENLEEELERKKKTVSFFDDVTVYLFDQESPTKELAEHGFNLGAEGQRSRSKSQERLNASDDSSDGNISEESAGYEWEDDFPLLPLPTVASDSPPPPRSVPKAPEPKPAVQFSRFTVSPSNVSRFSITHISDSDMDSAGGSSEDGDKE; encoded by the exons ATGTACGACAG GTCTCTGGGCGTGACCATCTGGGAGCTGTTTGAGTTGGGTAACCAGCCGTACAGACACTACTCCGACAGACAGGTGCTGACCTACGCTGTGAGGGAGCAGCAGCTGAGACTTCCCAAACCGCTGCTCAAAGTCCCGCTGGGCGAGCGCTG GTACGAGGTGATGCAGTTCTGCTGGCTCCAGCCCGATCAGAGACCCACTGCAGAGGAAGTCCACTTGCTGCTCAGCTACCTGTGTGCCAAAGGGGCCAGCGAGGCCGAGGAGGACTTCGAGAGGAGATGGAACTCCCTGCGTCCCAACACCGGGTTCAACAGCCACCGCGGTGCCTCGTCAATGTCACGAGACCACCCCTcaaacacctcctcctctttcccccTCCTGGAGCAGTTCTCAGCCGGTGATGGGTACCACTCCGAGTCTGGGGATGACGTACTGACGGTCACAGAAACCAGCCACGGCCTCAACTTTGAGTACAAGTGGGAGCAGGCCAGAGCGGAGCAGTCGTACCGAGCCCCGGACCCCTCCAGCACCCTGGGTCCGGTCAGCCATCACTGTCAGGAAGCATTTTACCCACCGGGGGGCATCGTGGGAGGCTGCCCCATGGAGAGCCTCGGCCATCGAGTGTCCCCGTCTTACTACCAATCTAAACATCTCCACGCTCCGGGCATACTTCCTGTCCTCAGCGCCCACAGCCCCTCCGTGAGCAGCGAATACTACATCCGCATCGAAGAGCCGGTGGACTGCAACATGGACCCGGACTACACCATGTGTTCTTACAGCCCAGACTACCAGGGCAGCAGCGGGAGCTTCCTGACCGGGAGCGCCGACTCAGGCGAGTGCATGGCGTGTCCGTCACAGGCCAAGAACATGGGGCCCTATTGGTCAGCTGACATCCACAAGACAGATTTGTACGACTCAAACGACTCCAGTCCGGCCATCTCTCTGACCATGGAGCCTCTGTTAGGGCAGGTGCTGGACAACAGTCCCCTGCGCCCCTGGGAGTCCAGTCACTATGTGTCCTACAAAGACAGAGACGGGGGTTACTACTATGAGCACTCGCCCACGTTGGGGATAGATCACTATCTGATTGGATCAGAGCCCGCCAGTGAGCGCCATCAGGAGAGCTGGGGGTCGAGGAGCCTGCGTCAAGCATTGGGCGAGTTGGAGAACCCGCTGGGTATTTCCCCCGCCGTGAGCAGTGCCCCTCAACAGGCCTACAGAGACACGTACCTGGAAACAAGTCAGACCTCTGTGATAGGGAAGAACGTGACGGGAGGATACTACGACATGATGGGCTCCCTGAGGAAGACGATGCCCAACCACAGCCGGCACAACAGCCACTCTGTCAGCATCAACATGGAGACAGAGGGAGCGCTCTTCATCGGGCACAGAGACAgcgacacagaggaggaggaggaggacataTTTGTCGAGAGACACACCTGTAACACCTGGCCTTCAAAGCACCGCCACAGCAGCGTGGGTCACCACCGCCGGGCCAGCCACAGCTGCCGACAGGACGCCTACGTGGACTTCCACTACACCATGCCGAGCACGGACATCGAAGACTCCTGGCCGGAGGAGCACAGCATGGCCTTCCACTCTCTCCCCAAACCCATCGACTATCTGGAACCCCACCAGGCCAAAGATAACAGTGCCTGCCTCAGTCTGAGTAAACGTCACGCAATGTTGCCTTCAGACAACTGCAACGCCTACATCTACCTGTGCCATGAGGCCGAGACTCAGGTGCCGGCGCCTGGAGAGTGCTGCCACTCGCACTTTGTCGATCCACTCACAGGCTTGTTGGTCAGAAACAACACGTACAGCCACAGTTACAGTCACAGCAGCTACATCAGCGATAAGGCCACCGACCCCCCGAGCAATGACGAAATGATAGACCTCTCACCGGCTCCGGGGGGCCCCATTGTGGCCAAACAGACCCTGATAAAGACTGACGACAGCAGAGAGCCATATGTTGATCTGATAACCGATGATTCGCTCCACAAAGAGAAGAGGGAGGATGTAATCAAAGAAAATCCAATCATGCAGAAACCCGCAGAGCCTAAAACAGAAGACGTGACCCTGACGATGACCGCAAACACTCCGCCTCCTGCTGACAACATGCATGTGATGGTGGCCCTCACAGACCCACAGTCAGAGCTGACTCAAACTGGCGACAGCGGCGTGGACCGAGGAGGCTCCAGTGTGAGCCTCACCGACATCCTCGACTGCAGCGACGACGATGACGAGGACGACGACATCACAGATGACATCACTGACGTCACCTCCGGCATCTTTGCCGACGAGTCCAGCGAACTGAACGCATCTCCAGCCTTCAAGTCGCTACAGAAGCAGGTAGGAACTCCTGATTCCATGGACTCCATGGATCTGCCGTCTGCAGCTGGGTCCTGTGAAGGCTTCAGCCCAGCATCCTCACATCCCTCCAACTCGCCCAAAGCCATGGACAGCGGCTACGACACAGAAAACAACGAGAGCCCCGAGTTTGTACCCAAAGAGCCTCATGAACCTCGTGAACAACCTCTGGGAAAGTCTGCAGTCGATACGAGTCTGGAAGAGGACaaggagctgcaggaggtgcCACCAGAGGGTGAAGCTTCACAGACAGACGACCACATCCTGCTACCGCTGAGTGATGAGACTCCGTACAGAGACTCTGCCTACTTCTCAGACTATGAGAACGAACGGCAGTGTCGGGATGAAGATGATGTTGAAAAGAAGGGCGAGAAAAGGAAGAACGAGGACGAGGAAGACCTAAATGAATCTGTGGTGAGCAAGGACATAAAACTTGAACTGAATGCAACAGGAACAGCGTCCTCTCCCCCACCAGAGACGTGTCTGACAGAAGAGTTTGGCCATGATGAGGTCCTGGGGCCCTCTGACACTGCTTCACTAACAGAGGTCGGCCTGGACGAGTGGCCGTCTCAGGAGGAGAGCTCGTCCTTGGGGGACTGGGCAGCAGAGGTGGTTGGGGCCATGGAGGAAGCCCTCGGCGCCCTGAATGGAGATTGTACCTCAAACGTtgaggtagaggaggaggaggaggaggaagcagaaGTTTTAGAAACAACGGAGGAGCCAGGAGTCAAGATGACTCCAAACCGTCCATCAGGGATATCTGGTGAAATCCTGCACTCTTTACCCAAAGATGAGGTGGCCTTGCAGCACACGGCAAACACCAGGCgcttctcttcttcctctcctccacctccgtCCACCCCTCCGCCTTCGCTCCCTGCAGCAGAGGGTCGAGGGTCTCCGGCTGACGGGGAGGAGGCGGACGAGGAGGACGGCGACACTGACGACAGCGACGAGTCGGATGAGGAGCTGCGGACCTACAACATTCAGGAGCAGAGCGGAGGGGAGGACAGCGAGGACGAGTGCCACCCAGTGCCGATCGTGGTGAGTGACGACAGCGAAGCCCACAAACTGCGAAGCCTCCTGAAGATGCCGACGCTGCTGACGGCGGAGaacctggaggaggagctggaacgCAAGAAGAAGACGGTGTCGTTTTTTGATGACGTCACCGTGTATCTGTTTGATCAG GAAAGTCCCACCAAGGAGTTGGCTGAGCATGGCTTCAATTTAGGAGcagagggtcagaggtcacggaGCAAATCCCAGGAGAGGCTCAACGCCTCTGACGATTCTTCAGATGGGAACATCTCTGAGGAGA GTGCAGGGTATGAGTGGGAGGACGACTTCCCCCTGCTCCCTCTGCCAACAGTGGCATCGGACTCCCCTCCGCCCCCCCGCTCCGTACCCAAAGCTCCGGAGCCCAAACCAGCCGTACAGTTCTCCCGCTTCACCGTCTCCCCCTCCAACGTGTCCCGCTTCTCCATCACTCACATCTCTGACTCGGACATGGACTCCGCAGGAG GGAGCAGTGAGGACGGGGACAAAGAGTAA